The genomic segment agcagacagccaggagtaacccctgagcacgccggatgtggcccaaaaaccaaaagaaaaaaaaaaaagaggaaggaaggaaggaaggaaggaaggaaggaaggaaggaaggaaggaaggaaggaaggaaggaaggaaggaaggaaggaaggaaggaagaaggaaggaaggaaggaaggaagggaaagaaagaaagaaagaaagataaagaaagaaagaaagaaaagaaagaaagaaagaagaagaaagtaaggaaagaaagaaagaaagagaaagaaagaaagaaagaaagaaagaagaaagaaagaaaggaaagaaagaaagaaagaaagaaagaaagaaagaaagaaagaaagagggcccggagagatagcacagcggcgtttgccttgcaagcagctgatccaggaccaaaggtggttagttcgaatcccggtgtcccatatggtcccccgtgcctgccaggagctatttctgagcagacagccaggagtaacccctgagcacgccggatgtggcccaaaaaccaaaagaaaaaaaaaaagagaaagaaaggaaggaaggaaggaaggaaggaaggaaggaaggaaggaaggaaggaaggaaggaaggaaggaaggaaggacggaagcaaggaaggaagaaagaaggacgaaggaaggaaggaaggaaggaagaaaaagaaagaaagaaagaaaaagaaagaaagaaaaagaaagaaagaaagaaagaaagaaagaaagaaagaaagaaagaaagaaagaaagaaagaaagaaagaaaagagaaaaaagaataacccCTGTAGAATGAAAAGGCAATGAAGTAGGTTCCCAATAGCTGTTATCAGAGAGAGCAGATTCACCTTTCTCCCAATAtgatggcctttttttttttttttttttgggtcacacccagctgtgctcaagggttactcctggttctgtgctcagaaatcactcctggcaggctttggggaccatatgagatgccaggactgcttgcaaggcaaatgctctaccactatgttatctatctggcccctataATGGCCTTTTTGATGGTTCATTCACTGGTGATTGTTGAGAAGCTGTGatctgtctgattttttttttatttgtatttgggcctcacctggcagttggtcaggtgttacttctgtttctacactttggaattactcctggtggtgcacaggaaactatataagatgctggggatcaaactcgattctgtcacatacaaggcaagcaccctacccattatactatttctccagccccgggtatatttaatctttttaaaaaacaggaaaaatttcagaaaaacttAGAGTACTTTGAATAGACAAATAGATCACTTCTGAACTAAATTCCTTTAAATTGCTGATTTGTCTCATCTGGTTCTATCTAGCTTCTCTCAAATTAAGTACAACAATTGTGTATATTTCAACTTGAGAAGATCTCTAGGAAAATATTAATGATTAGTGACTTGGAAAATAAGTTCCTAGGATAGAAAGTTAACTTGTATATCCTATTTTATCATAACTATTCTATGAAGAAGAGTCTTCTTTAGGATTTGGCATCTatctgaacaaaacaaaacaaaacatgtacaCTGAGGGAAAGGGTAgatgaaaataatgatttttttcaaagattcTTGTTCATTTTGCAAGAGTTCTTAGTTCAGCTATTCcaaccaactttcttttttttttttttttggtttttgggccacacccaaacctttggtcctggatcggctgcttgcaaggcaaatgccgctgtgctatctctctgggcccccaaccaACTTTCACTCAACAAATATGAAATAGATTAGGCATACCAGACACTATATTAAATTAGGATAGGGGAAAGATGTGAATGAAATAATTGTACCAATAATAGTAAACTATTAACTAATaattactataaataaatatgtaggaTACTATAGGAACATGTAAATGAAGAATATAATCTAGAGAATTGAAGGGGTACTGTCGAAAAAAGTCACTATTAAAAATTGAGTTATATAACTTAGCAAATGAATTGCAtgagaatattaagaaaattgcCTAAAGAAGAATATGCTATGAAAAGGAAAGAATCATATGGAAAAATTTCAAGACAGGAAGTTAGCTGCTATATTAAACAAAGAGCTAGATTATGTAGGCAAGATGAGACTAAAGAAATAGATATGGGCCTGATCATGAAAGTCCCTTGTAGATAATGTTAGTAATGCTAAACTTCATTgaataatgataaaatttataGGATTTAAACAGGACATGGTTTTATCTATTTACAAATATATGTCACAgggagagcaatagtacaacaggtagagtgattgcattgcacatggccaactagggttttattcctgacatctcatatggtccaccaagccctgcagaagtgattcctgagcacagagccaggattaagtcctgagacCACTATATGTGTccctaaccacttgcaaaaattttttATCTGTATAATATAACATTACACGAAAGGGATGGAGAGATGTCAGATAGACAATTGAATATAGAAATGTGGTACacagggttcagagagatagcacagcagtgaaggcatttgccttgcatgtggctgtcctgactttgatccccaagtatcatcaggaatgattcctgagctcagagccaggagtaacccctgagcaccaccaggtatggcccccaaaacaaaacaagacaaaacaaacaaaataaatgtggaACCCAAAAATTAGTCTAGACTGGAAATTAGATGTTATCATATAGACAAGAGTTAAAGCTATAGGATGTTTCCTCAAAAGTAAGTGTGGAATGAGAAGGAAGAAAACTCAGGGCGTAAAAtcgttgttttcttcttcttcttcttcttcttcttcttcttcttcttcttcttcttcttcttcttcttcttcttcttcttcttcttcttcttcttcttcttcttccttctttcgtcctcttcttcttcctcttctccttcttctccttcttctccttcttcttcttcttcttcttcttcttcttcttcttcttcttcttcttcttcttgttcttcttcttcttcttcttcttctggtggtggtgatgatggtggtggatAAAATCAGTTTTGGAGTGCAAATAGATGAAACtaataaaattgagaaatagTGACAAGAatagtaaaaggaaaaatagaaaagtatgaGGATAGAATTAAaacaatgtttgttttgtttttgggtcaaacccagtggctCAGAGATGAGCCAGCTGATACTACTAGTTTCTCAGTTACTCAACatcctaaattttttgtttgtttgtttttgggtcatacctggcggtgttcagggcttactcctggctctgctctcgggAAACATTTATGGCAGttttcgggggaccatacgggatgccacaaatggaacctgaattggctgcatgcaaggcaagagccttcttACTCGCtacactatttctctgactccttAAAGCAATTTTAAGAATGCAATCCGAATGATGGATAATAGAAAAGGAGCTAGTAAGAGTGAACATGTAGTTGATGGAGAAAAATGGAGTCAATAAATAGGTTTCAATGAATTCAAGTAACTGCTGCAAGAAGGGCCTCTGAGTAAATGAACATAAACTGACTTTTGAGATGGTGCAATGATTGAGTATGATAAAATCTTCAGTCttttggggctgaagcgatagcacagcagggagggcccttgccttgcatgcacctgacctgggttggattgctggtaattccatatggttccctgagcctaccaggagtgattcttgagtgtagagccaggagtaacccctgagcactgccaggtgtggcccaaaatccaaataaataaataaataaaataaacccacaaAACTTCAGTGTGACTTAGAGAACAAGTAGATAAAAATCACTAGAAATGATGatgttgggggccggagcgatggtgcagcggtagggtgtttgcctagcatgcgactgacccaggacagactgcagttcaatcccccggcatcccatatggtcccccaaaccaggagcgatttctgggcgcatagtcaggagtgacccctgagcatcaccaggtgtggcccaaaaattaaaaaaaaaatgaggatgtTGAGGAACTGAGAAACTAGTAATATCAACCTGCTCAGCTGGCTCATCCCTGAGGATGTTGTAGTCACCTGAGAAATGAGCTGCAAATGTAGCAGTCATGAACATCAGCCTTTCACACATCGTCCATCTTCTGCTTCTTCTAGATTGTCTTGGCAGCAGGAATGGCATAGCATAGCTCCTGTTTTAATTTAGAATAAAGACCATCTGTCTAGCTTCTTTATATTCCCCATCTAATAATATAAGATGTCCTTTCAGGTGGGGTTGTATTATCATTCATTCTACAATGTTAGAGTAACCCCACAGATATATTCACTGAGGCTTCAATACTTCAGTATTGCTATAGGCACCTAGAGACCACATTTGAATATTTCATCCTGCACTAATAACTAGCTGGGAAAGACAGAATAACTGTTCCCAAAAGGCTCCTTTAGTAAGTTTGAATGTTGATACTTGGCAGCCATGTGCATGGATTTCCCATTAAGGTATGTCTCTCAGGATGTGGGATGGCTAATCCTGTAGACTCCAAGTGCTAGTCTTCTTAGTAATTACCATCATAATGAACATGGAGGTTTCTAGGAAAACAAGATGGAGCTGCAGAAGCACATCACCTTGGAGTTTCTAAAGCTGCATCAGTTCCTGCACAGCAGAGAAAAGGTCCTTTTAAGTAAACTCCAAGAAGAGGGGAAAGCCTTGAATGAGGAGATGGAGTTGAATTTGAACCAGCTTCAGGAACAGTGTGTACTAGCCACGGAGATGTTGGCGAGCATCCAAACACGGATCGAACAGCAGAACTCCTTTGACTTTCTCAAAGTAAGTCTCTGTACCAGAGGAATTTATGGCTATGCTAGAGGTGGGGAAAAGGGTTGGAAAAGATGTAGATGACTTTCCCTAAGTGGGAGAGAATATACTATTGTGTTTTTAAATCAGGAGAAAATCAGGAGACTACTTTTGTCCCAGGTTTTGCAGAAATTTTTACTCTCAGTCTCCTAGAAAGTAAAATCCCCTTAATCATATTAAACATAGTATTTCTCCATAAGAAATCTGAAGTTTCTCAGAATGAAAATATTCcaaccttgcaagcagccgatccaggaccaaacgtggttggttcgaatcccggtgtcccatatggtcccccgtgcctgccaggagctatttctgagcagccagccaggagtaacccctgagcaccaccgggtatggcccaaaaacaaaaacaaaaacaaaacaaaacaaaatattctaacctaaattaaaaaaaatggggggagcatacccagtgatgctcaggggttactcctaactatgagctcagaaattgctcctggcttggggaccatatgaggtgctgggggatcgaaccacagttcatcttaggctagcaacagcaaggcagatgtcttactgctctgcgccactACTCTGGTCCCCTAAGTTAAAATTTTGACTGATCTCAGTACTTACAAACTGACGTGTTTGTAAATATTTGTTAtgaggctgaagaaatagcatggaggtagggtgtttgccttgcatgcagaaggatagtggttcgaatcccggcatcccatctggttcccgagactgccaggagtgatttctgagtgtagagccaggagtaactcctgggcactgtcgggtgtgacccaaaaacaaacaaaatatttgttatgAAACTTAATTTATTTAGAGGTCTTAGCTACTATATCAGTCTTTGGAAGCTTAAAAAGCCAGAactagggtcggagagatagcatggaggtaaggcatttgccttgcatgcagaaggatggtggttcgaattctggcatcccatatggtcccccgagcctgccaggagagatttctgaatgtagagccaggagtaacccctgagtgcttccaggtgtgatgccaaaaccaaaaaccaacaataaatacTAGAGCAATGTAAGATCTTGGTTTGATGAAGGATGCCAATCAGAAAAGACATGTGcaagatgagaggagagagaggagagattatGGTAATGGGTGAACCATCTGCAGAGGATCCAGTATTGATGATCCGGTAGTGGGCAGTATTACAAAGAAATTCCTAAAGTTGAAGAATTGATATCTAGCaatgtttcttttcccttttctcattTAGGACATTACATCTCTTCTGGATAGGTAAGTGTTTCCCTATAATATTAATATCCTTCTGTCGGCCTGTGGAGGAAATCTAAGAATACATAATTTATGTTCTTTGCAGCTTGGAGCAAGGAATGAAAGTGCTGACATTCAGAGAGCTTATCTCCAAAAAGCTGAACCCAGGGCAGTACAAGGGTCCTATCCAGTATATGATATGGAGGGAAATGCAATCTACTCTTTCTCCAGGTATCATTGGGGAGTGATATAtgatatagtcccccgagccttccaggaatgatttctgagtgcagagccaggagtaacctgagcactgccaggtgtgacccaaaaaacaaaaaccaaaccaaaccaaaccaaacaaaaaacccaaaccccaaaaaatccaaaacacaaaGTTCTGCtggaagggatttctgagcacagagctaggagtaatccctgaatgatgttgggtgtggccaaaaacaaacaaaaaaaatcatgcttctagggccagattgataggccttgcatgtggccaactctggacgaagttgggtttgatcctggtatttcatatgagcctgccatgagcgatttctgagcgcagagtcggCCACCTGGATCCATTCCAGgtaggccgcttgcaaggcaaatgccttaccactgtattatctctctggccctagttaaATGTTCTTTTGTTGGTATTGTTTGTTGAGATTATAAACTCCTGTGAACTTTTTGCAtggtgtattcctactgggaagTCAGTAAATTTATGAGGGTATTGCATGGCTGCATAAGTAGCTACGCAGTCCATGACTGGAGATCTGTGTAACTGAGCTGATGATCTCATATGGACAGGAGTGGTTTGTGCCATCAGCTGTATAGTATGTCCATGAGTTTTTTCTGCTAGTTGTGCTTCTCTTTCAAGAGTTAGATGAGTCTGTGGCATAGGCCACTTGTGTAGACATGATGGAAGCCTCTGCATAGTAGGAGTGGCTTCTGGGGCATCTAGAATTACAGAGACATGGGGAGGTTGATGGGAAGGCACCAACCAGGCTCCAAACCAGACCCAGAGATGTCAACCACAAAACCAACATACCTggaattttctcaaaaatactacaatcaggggtcggagagatagtatggaggtagggtgcttgccttgcatgcataagaatggtggtttgaatcccggcatcctatatggtccccagagcctgtcaggagcgatttctttttgtttgtttgtttgtttgtttgttttttgggtcacactcagcagcactcagggattactcctagctctatgctcagaaatctctactggcaggcttggggaccatatgggatgccaggattctaatcaccgtccttctgcatgcaaggcaaatcccctacctccatgctttctctcagacccctggagtgattttttgagcagagcaaggaataaccgctgagcactgctgggtgtgactcaaaaaccaaaaaacaaacaaacaaactataatCACTGTGCTCTAAACTTTGTGTCAGTTATTTCAGCCTTCTCTGTCTCTAAATTTATCCATTTTGGTTTTGCTTAGGTTTATTCAAAACATCTTGAATACCACAGATATAGTATCAcaattaaaatattctctttagaAAGTTTTCTTAGAACAAATTCACCTTATACTTAGCCTAtcagcatttatatttttcacacttGTCAGTAAAGGTTGATGGTATTTGCACTGTTTTCTTGATTAGAGCatagtttgctttttatttatttattggttttggggtcacactcggcgatgctcagaggttactcttggttttgtgctcagaaattggccctggtagacatggaggccatatgggatgttgtgattcgaaccaccatccttcctggatcggctgcatgcaaggcaaacaccctaccactgtgctatctctctggtcctcataAATGTCCaagactcttttttgtttgtttgttttgggccataccctccTGTCTCGgggcaacatatgggatgctggagatcgaacccaggtttgttctgggtataatttttttttaataaagtctgTTTTATCACAAATATAAAACTGCCTAAAATACAGACATGTAGATAccaaaacaataaagatgagtatgagcaattatttatttaatatgtgcATGGGGAGAAATGAAGTATGGGTGTCTACATacatagtcttttttgtttgtgttttgttttttgagccacacccaacggtgttcaggggtcactcctggatctgtgctcagaaattgcccctggcaggctcagggaccatatgggatgctagggattgaatgtaagctggccacatgcaaggcaaataccctatctcctgtactatctcttcagtccctaaaCACTGTCTTTACAATAAGAATTTAAATGTACCCACTTTCCCTCCTTTGTCTTCTTATCTTCTTACTAGGTCTATTTCCACTAACTCTCGATCCTAAAACTGCTCACCCAAATCTGGTGATCTCCGAAAACCGAACCAGTGTGTGGCACGATGACTTTAAGCAGGTAATGCCAGATGATCCTGAGAGGTTTGACTCGAGTGTGGCTGTGCTGGGCTCAAAAGGATTCACATCTGGAAAGTGGTATTGGGAAGTAGAagtagcaaagaaaacaaaatggacagtCGGAGTTGTCAGAGAATCCATCATTCGGAAGGGCAGCTGTCCCTTGACTCCTGAGCAAGGATTCTGGCTTTTAAGACTAAGAAAGCGAAATGATCTAAAGGCTCTCGATTTGCCTTCTTGCATCCTGCATCTGAGTAACAACCTCGACAAAGTGGGAATATACCTGGATTACGAAGGAGGGCAAGTATCCTTCTACAACGCTAAAACCATGGCCCACATTTACACCTTCAGTAGCATTTTCATGGAGAAACTTTATCCCTATTTTGGCCCTTGCTGTAACGATGATGGAGAGAATAAAGAACCACTGCACCTCTCACATCCACAGTAGTCATACTCTAGTGTATAAACTCACAATTTAATTGTGtaaattaaaattactaaaaCAGTTTTCCAGTCTCACTGGTTTGTTTTCCCAAGTTATgaggaataataaaaaatagattcataaacTGAATTCCATGCTCAGTGTTCTAATTTCACTAGAGGCATTCTatacaacagggagggcacttgccttgcacatggcaaatccccagcatcccaggtgatccctcaaacacctccaggagtaattcctaagtacagaggcctggtgcaacccctgagcactcctgggtatggcaaaaaaaaaaaaaaaaaaaagaaagaaagaaaagaaaagaaaagaaaaagaaaaagaaacaggtaaaaaaccccaacacaaacaaaacaaataatatgttattcaaacaaacaaaacaaataatatgttATTCTAATTCTCTAAAGTTTTCTATAATACATGAGTCTCTTTTTTTGAGAATAATCATCATGTTTTTGTGACTGAACTAAACTATAACGAGTTTGTAATCCCTGGGAATCCTTTTAAATCATGCTTAGAAATTCTCTCAaactgttattatttttcagCAAGATGCCTTTTTCTttcaattgaatcactgtgacatACACATAGTTAAAAAGACGTTTTTTTTCCTCCCTGCCCACAAGTGAGAGTTAAAAGTTTTTGATAgtcaagtttcagtcatacaatattctaacacccaatcccttcactagtgttcatttcctgccaccaattgcTCTCCCGTTTTCCTCACCACACCTCTAGTATGCCTCTTTGGAAGATAAACtacttgctctttcttttttcctatttttcttttaggtaccatgggtttgcaatactattactgaaggagtatcatgcatatcactttaattctttttagtactcagttcttgtccagtccTTGATCATTTCTAAATATGTAGCACAATGACTCTAAATAgatgaattttgttgttgtttttgtttgtttattttgtttttgagtcacacccagcagcactcaggggttgctcctggctctacactcacaaatcactcctggcaggctcagggagaccatatggaatgccgggtttCGAagcactgtccttatgcatgcaaggcaaataccctacttcc from the Suncus etruscus isolate mSunEtr1 chromosome 10, mSunEtr1.pri.cur, whole genome shotgun sequence genome contains:
- the TRIM69 gene encoding E3 ubiquitin-protein ligase TRIM69, coding for MEIPTSSTSEKNLEDSTELHDSDQKPSKVHIQDFTTDLHCSLCNGWFHEPLMLRCGHNFCQACIQNFWKQKTRETCCPECNMLCSYNNCTFNLVLEKLVEKMKKLSLLKSHPQCPEHGESLKLFSKPDGKLICFQCKDVRLSVGQSKDFLQLSDAVQYFTEKLTIIQSQLKAHLEELQSLRDMQSDAIEAYKENKMELQKHITLEFLKLHQFLHSREKVLLSKLQEEGKALNEEMELNLNQLQEQCVLATEMLASIQTRIEQQNSFDFLKDITSLLDSLEQGMKVLTFRELISKKLNPGQYKGPIQYMIWREMQSTLSPGLFPLTLDPKTAHPNLVISENRTSVWHDDFKQVMPDDPERFDSSVAVLGSKGFTSGKWYWEVEVAKKTKWTVGVVRESIIRKGSCPLTPEQGFWLLRLRKRNDLKALDLPSCILHLSNNLDKVGIYLDYEGGQVSFYNAKTMAHIYTFSSIFMEKLYPYFGPCCNDDGENKEPLHLSHPQ